The genomic DNA TTGCATGCTGTCACCGATTTATATGAAACCCTACTGCATACATGATCTCCGGATGATCCCATTCGTCCTCGGGATCATGTATGCCGGGCCATACATGGGCCTTGCCCTTTTTCTGTCCCTTCTGGCAGGGAGAACATTCATTTACCAGTGGAGCTGGACATCGTTTGTCATCTATGGAGTGATTTATATCCTGACCGTTGCAGCCTTGAAGCTTTTCCGTTTTGATGCAATGAAAAGCCGGAGACGGATTCTTTTTTCTGTCTGCCTGTTCACGATCCATTCCATCGCTGCAGCTTCCATTGCCACAGTGATGACGGAATTCAGGGTGGACGGTTCATACATCTTGAACTTCATCCTGATGCCCTCAGTCGGTATGCTCTTTTTTACATACATTTGTGAGATCCTGGTCAAGCAGGTACAGGTGAAGCATACCCTCATGAAGATTGAAAAGATGGAAGTCCTTTCTCAGCTTGCCGCCAGCATTTCACATGAGGTGAAAAACCCCCTGACCGTCATTAAGGGGTTCCTCCGCCTTCTGCATCAGGAGCATCTGTCGTCTGAGAAGAAGCTGGAATATTTAAGCATTGCTTCATCCGAACTAAACCGTGCGGAAGATATTATCAATGATTACCTTACCTTTGCCAAGCCATATCCCGAAGTCATCGAAGAGATCCCCATCGGTGCCCATCTGCAGAAGCTGATGGAAATCATCGGACCCATGAGCCACCAGCATTCGGTGAAGATCGAGGCAGGAATAGAAGAGGCAGTCATTATGGGAAATGCACGGACCTTTCAGCAGGCCTTCCTTAATCTCATGAAAAATGCCGTGGAGGCCATGCCGAAGGGGGGACCCTGACAATCCGGACGATGAGGGAGAAGGGCCATGTGTGCATAAGCGTCTCCGATACAGGCGTGGGCATGACGAAATCTCAGAAACGAAGACTGGGTGAACCCTACTTCTCCACAAAAGATTCAGGCACCGGACTCGGTCTCCTCATTTCATATCGGATCATTGAAGCCATGAACGGGAAGGTCAGTGTCACCAGTTCGCCAGGACACGGATCGGAATTCAGGATCACGTTTCCGACAGCAGACTAAAAAAACGCCATCAGGCGTTTTTTTAGTCTGTCAGTCTCTTATGTCCAGGATGGGGCGAAGCTCTTGGATGTCATGGATGATGTAATCTGCTTGACTGTCGGATATGGGCTTGTCTGTATACAGGCAGGCATCTATACCTGCGTTCTTTCCTGCCATGATATCAAGGTCACGGTCGCCGATCATTATCGCTTTTTCAGGAGCGAAGGCATGCTTGGATAAAAGGTGAAGGATGGCATCGGGACTCGGCTTTCGTTCGAATCCGTGTTCTTCGGTGATGAAATCTGTAAAGAACTCAGCCAAACCGAATGTCTTCAGCATGGTGACAGCGGATTCACCCCGGTGGGTGTAAAGGTAGTTATGTCTTCCGGTTTTGTGGATCTGCCCGCATAGGCGCGCAATCCCTTCGAAGGGCTTTGCATCAAGTTCCCTTGATTTGCGTTCTTCATGATAGTCACTCAGGAAGGCTTCATCAAACCTGTGAAGCTCCTGATAATGGTGGATGGCCGTAGACATGGAGATGCGCATAAGACCCATGATCTCTTCGAGCGGCTCGCTGATTCCGTTTTTCTCTAAGGTGACCCTGAATGAATCGGCCATGATCGGATATGTATCGAATAATGTGCCGTCAAAGTCCCACATGATATGTTGGTACATCTGTTTTTCCACCTCCGCAATATGCGTTTACTCCAGCGTATCACAGAGCATTGCTTTCTTCCAGAAAATAGGTCGAGATCAGGCAGGGAGTGAAATTAGGTATTGTGCCGGAATGAATGTTCTGATAATATAAACTTCTGCTCCCAACGCCCTACATATATTTCCAGTGTCGGTATGCAGAGAGTCGTTACCTCTGCAGTACCATTTCTCCATTGCGGATCACAATTTGGAAGGAGAACGCCATGACAAAGGAAAAACCACTTCATCCCGATTTTACAATCGAACAAGAACGACTCGACTTCACTAAAAGGTACATTGACGTAGTCATCGAGACCTCACAAACAAGCAAAGAACAGTATAAAGAGAATATGGAAAAAGCCTTCGGTGATATCGACTGGGGGGAATCGAGTGCTGCCTACATCGATCTACTCACGAATGCAAGCTTTTTTGAAATGTCTAAAGAGGAGCTCGATTCCCTTGAGAAGGCCCGAAGCAAGCCTTATTTTGCCCGTAT from Rossellomorea marisflavi includes the following:
- a CDS encoding HAD-IA family hydrolase; this encodes MYQHIMWDFDGTLFDTYPIMADSFRVTLEKNGISEPLEEIMGLMRISMSTAIHHYQELHRFDEAFLSDYHEERKSRELDAKPFEGIARLCGQIHKTGRHNYLYTHRGESAVTMLKTFGLAEFFTDFITEEHGFERKPSPDAILHLLSKHAFAPEKAIMIGDRDLDIMAGKNAGIDACLYTDKPISDSQADYIIHDIQELRPILDIRD
- a CDS encoding ATP-binding protein, with protein sequence MCISVSDTGVGMTKSQKRRLGEPYFSTKDSGTGLGLLISYRIIEAMNGKVSVTSSPGHGSEFRITFPTAD
- a CDS encoding histidine kinase dimerization/phospho-acceptor domain-containing protein, giving the protein MIIFNQDVVNNFFYILLSIFLVFFLVEKRFIRGICTKMITFLSLSGAMILCMLSPIYMKPYCIHDLRMIPFVLGIMYAGPYMGLALFLSLLAGRTFIYQWSWTSFVIYGVIYILTVAALKLFRFDAMKSRRRILFSVCLFTIHSIAAASIATVMTEFRVDGSYILNFILMPSVGMLFFTYICEILVKQVQVKHTLMKIEKMEVLSQLAASISHEVKNPLTVIKGFLRLLHQEHLSSEKKLEYLSIASSELNRAEDIINDYLTFAKPYPEVIEEIPIGAHLQKLMEIIGPMSHQHSVKIEAGIEEAVIMGNARTFQQAFLNLMKNAVEAMPKGGP